A portion of the Leptospira licerasiae serovar Varillal str. VAR 010 genome contains these proteins:
- a CDS encoding BolA/IbaG family iron-sulfur metabolism protein: MTVQEIREKIQSGLPGSEVEIQDPYNDGVHIKAIVKFSGFAGKSIVEQHRMVYATLKDELKAEVHALGLETKVS; this comes from the coding sequence ATGACCGTCCAAGAAATTCGGGAAAAAATCCAATCGGGACTTCCAGGCTCGGAAGTGGAAATCCAAGATCCGTACAACGACGGAGTACATATCAAAGCGATCGTAAAGTTTTCCGGATTTGCCGGAAAGTCCATTGTGGAACAACACAGAATGGTATACGCAACATTAAAGGACGAGTTAAAAGCGGAAGTCCATGCTTTAGGATTAGAAACCAAGGTATCATAA
- a CDS encoding dihydrolipoyl dehydrogenase, giving the protein MKKYDILVIGSGGGTKLVTPPSKLGYKVAILEKDRLGGTCLNRGCIPSKMLIHPAEILVQAKESSKFQLGIPGPFSVDFKTLVERVSATVDADSDSIIPAYEKNPNIDFYPHEGRFVENKVIKVNDELLTADRIFIAAGCRPSIPDIPGLAGTPYMTSREALRRTELPKKLLVIGGGYIGLELGFAYSAFGSKTTFIVRNRMLSHEDKDIIDGFEKAFAKREDVRLGTEVKKVDYKDGIFRLECQNSKETYILEGDALLVATGIKPNTDWLDLQHTGIETDQKGYIKTNEYLETTADGVYALGDIIGKYFFRHSVNFEGEFLFQSLYVDKHRTPVEYPPVPHSVFTHPQVAGVGKTEQQLMAEGTEYISAIHPYSGSATGMARLSEDQFVKILVSPKTRKVLGAHILGDEASNLIHLFILLMTMGGTLEDLLKMIYVHPALPEIARNAARKAREILSSS; this is encoded by the coding sequence ATGAAAAAGTATGATATTCTCGTAATAGGCTCCGGAGGAGGAACTAAGCTAGTCACACCTCCTTCTAAACTTGGTTATAAGGTAGCAATTTTAGAAAAAGATCGTCTAGGAGGGACCTGTTTGAACAGAGGTTGTATTCCTTCTAAGATGCTCATCCATCCTGCGGAGATCTTAGTGCAAGCAAAGGAATCCTCCAAATTTCAATTAGGAATCCCTGGCCCATTCTCCGTTGATTTTAAAACTTTAGTGGAGAGGGTTTCTGCAACGGTGGATGCGGACTCCGACAGCATTATCCCTGCTTACGAAAAGAATCCAAACATAGATTTTTATCCTCACGAAGGAAGATTCGTGGAGAATAAGGTAATCAAAGTAAACGACGAATTACTCACAGCCGACCGTATCTTTATCGCCGCGGGTTGTAGACCCTCTATTCCAGATATTCCCGGACTTGCGGGAACACCTTATATGACTAGCAGAGAAGCGCTCAGAAGGACGGAACTTCCTAAAAAACTTTTAGTCATTGGAGGAGGCTATATAGGTTTGGAGCTCGGGTTTGCTTATTCCGCATTCGGTTCTAAAACTACTTTTATCGTCCGAAACAGAATGCTTTCTCATGAAGATAAAGATATAATAGACGGTTTCGAGAAAGCATTCGCTAAAAGGGAAGATGTTCGTCTCGGAACGGAAGTGAAGAAGGTAGACTATAAAGATGGGATCTTCCGATTAGAGTGCCAAAATTCCAAAGAAACTTATATTTTAGAAGGAGATGCTTTGTTAGTCGCAACAGGGATCAAACCGAATACGGATTGGTTGGACCTCCAACACACAGGCATCGAAACAGACCAAAAAGGTTATATCAAAACCAACGAATATTTGGAAACTACTGCGGACGGTGTTTATGCATTGGGAGATATTATTGGAAAATACTTCTTCCGACATTCCGTAAACTTTGAGGGAGAGTTCTTGTTCCAATCCTTATACGTGGACAAACATAGAACCCCGGTCGAATATCCTCCTGTCCCCCACTCTGTGTTTACCCATCCTCAAGTAGCAGGTGTGGGTAAAACAGAACAACAATTGATGGCAGAAGGGACCGAATACATCTCCGCAATCCATCCTTATTCCGGAAGCGCCACAGGAATGGCTAGACTATCCGAAGACCAATTCGTCAAAATACTAGTAAGTCCTAAAACGAGAAAAGTTTTAGGTGCCCATATTCTGGGAGACGAGGCTTCGAATCTCATTCATCTTTTTATACTCCTGATGACTATGGGTGGGACTCTAGAGGACTTGCTAAAGATGATTTATGTCCATCCCGCTTTGCCTGAGATCGCAAGAAACGCTGCCAGGAAAGCTAGAGAAATCTTAAGCTCTTCCTAA
- the gshAB gene encoding bifunctional glutamate--cysteine ligase GshA/glutathione synthetase GshB, translated as MQPLKYKLETGQKLDPNEFILKGFEDLEISTQIVIRDALNRGLEVEVLDRPSHFIRLKGQGITRLVKEASKTELDSYMTFLVMENKTITKRILGESNILVPRGTAVSDLNSGLEFLNKNSDRKMVVKPVTTNFGIGISILPPSSSNEERKRALEIALGFSETAIVEEFAEGNEYRFLVIGDECVAVCNRIPANVVGDGKKTIKELIEEKNSDPRRGVGHVTPLEKIRLDDTELNVLKESGKMPESIPNAGEKVFVRKNSNISTGGDSVDVTDIAHSSYKKLAVQAAKAVEAKICGVDIIVKDLESEGDYRILELNFNPVLYIHNYPYLGKNRKVGEKILDVLGYSS; from the coding sequence CTGCAACCATTGAAGTATAAACTGGAAACGGGACAAAAATTAGATCCGAACGAATTCATCTTAAAAGGATTCGAAGATCTGGAAATTTCCACTCAGATCGTGATCCGGGACGCACTCAACCGAGGATTAGAAGTGGAGGTTTTAGACCGTCCCAGCCATTTTATCCGATTGAAAGGACAGGGAATAACAAGGCTCGTAAAAGAAGCCTCCAAAACGGAATTAGACTCATATATGACTTTTTTAGTGATGGAAAATAAAACGATCACTAAGCGTATTTTAGGAGAATCGAATATACTTGTCCCCAGGGGAACGGCAGTCTCAGATTTGAACTCCGGATTGGAATTCCTGAATAAGAACTCGGATAGAAAGATGGTTGTAAAACCTGTTACTACCAATTTCGGGATCGGGATTAGTATTCTTCCCCCTTCTTCTTCGAATGAAGAAAGGAAGAGGGCCCTGGAAATTGCACTTGGGTTTTCTGAAACTGCGATCGTAGAGGAATTTGCGGAAGGAAACGAATATAGGTTTTTAGTAATTGGGGACGAATGTGTTGCCGTATGTAATCGTATTCCGGCAAACGTAGTCGGTGACGGCAAAAAAACGATTAAAGAACTGATAGAAGAGAAAAACTCGGATCCAAGAAGAGGGGTAGGTCATGTGACCCCTCTGGAAAAGATCCGATTGGATGATACAGAGCTAAACGTTTTAAAGGAATCAGGCAAGATGCCGGAATCGATCCCCAATGCTGGAGAAAAAGTTTTTGTTCGTAAAAATTCCAATATCAGCACAGGCGGCGATTCCGTAGATGTAACTGATATTGCACATTCTTCTTATAAAAAGTTGGCAGTACAGGCGGCCAAAGCAGTCGAGGCGAAGATCTGCGGCGTGGATATTATAGTAAAGGATCTGGAGTCGGAAGGAGATTACAGGATCTTAGAGCTGAACTTCAATCCTGTATTATATATTCATAATTATCCCTATTTAGGAAAGAATAGAAAAGTGGGTGAGAAAATTCTGGACGTCTTAGGATACAGTTCCTAA
- a CDS encoding glutathione S-transferase N-terminal domain-containing protein — translation MMKLFQYDTCPYCAFVRGHFSEMGLKEGKDYELVEASRGTPGREEVLRLGGLSQVPFLVDGDIKMYESRDIVDYVKSKIQKLGTVS, via the coding sequence ATGATGAAACTCTTCCAATACGATACTTGTCCTTATTGCGCTTTTGTTCGCGGCCATTTTTCTGAAATGGGTCTTAAAGAGGGAAAGGACTACGAATTGGTGGAAGCCAGTAGAGGAACCCCGGGTAGAGAAGAGGTCCTACGCTTAGGAGGACTCTCCCAGGTCCCTTTTCTGGTAGATGGAGATATCAAAATGTACGAGTCCAGAGATATCGTGGATTATGTAAAAAGTAAGATCCAAAAATTAGGAACTGTATCCTAA
- the glpK gene encoding glycerol kinase GlpK, with protein sequence MSEYIIGIDAGTTGIRTFCFSKSGAVISSAYSEFKQYFPKPGWVEHDPEEIWAKTEKLILKAIRNGKLKPEKAVAIGITNQRETTVLFDKDTGAPVYNAIVWQCRRTSDFCTGLKKEGLEPIFRRKTGLVVDAYFSGTKIRWILDNVKGVRAKAEKGKVLFGTIDTYLLYRLTAGKSHKTDHTNASRTLIFNIEKKEWDKELLKILQIPEAILPETHNSSNLFGRTEGVKGLPDGIPISSLVGDQQGALFGQLCTEPGEAKNTYGTGCFLLFNTGNKLQISKNNLITTLACGPEGKTVYCLEGSIFIGGAVIQYLRDNLRFFKESKLSEKMAASVTKDDDVVFVPAFSGLGAPYWDMNARGAILGLTRDTTQEQITRAALKSIALQSYELVEAMENDTGSKLKVLKVDGGATANNWLMQYQADILGKKIVRPSNLDTTVLGAAYLAGLERGFYSSVNDLKKNQKTNKEFTPKLSSSLREKEIRVWKDSVKRILTSDSN encoded by the coding sequence ATGAGTGAATATATCATCGGAATAGATGCCGGTACCACAGGTATACGTACTTTTTGTTTTAGTAAATCCGGGGCAGTGATCTCAAGCGCTTATTCCGAATTTAAACAATACTTTCCAAAACCGGGTTGGGTGGAACATGATCCTGAAGAGATCTGGGCGAAAACGGAAAAACTGATCCTGAAAGCGATCCGCAACGGAAAGTTAAAGCCTGAAAAAGCGGTAGCGATAGGGATCACCAACCAAAGAGAGACCACAGTATTATTCGATAAGGATACGGGTGCTCCCGTATATAACGCAATCGTATGGCAATGCCGTAGGACTTCCGACTTTTGCACTGGATTGAAAAAAGAAGGTTTGGAACCAATTTTCAGAAGAAAAACAGGCTTAGTCGTCGACGCATATTTCAGCGGAACCAAGATCAGATGGATCTTGGACAATGTAAAAGGTGTCAGAGCAAAAGCGGAAAAGGGGAAAGTTCTTTTTGGAACGATCGATACTTATCTTTTATATCGTTTGACCGCCGGAAAGTCCCATAAAACGGATCATACAAATGCAAGCAGAACTCTTATCTTCAATATAGAAAAGAAAGAATGGGATAAGGAACTATTAAAGATCCTGCAAATACCTGAGGCTATCCTGCCAGAAACCCATAATTCTTCCAACCTATTCGGAAGAACGGAAGGTGTGAAGGGGCTGCCTGATGGAATTCCAATTTCTTCTTTAGTAGGGGACCAACAAGGGGCACTGTTCGGACAATTATGTACTGAACCAGGAGAGGCAAAGAACACGTACGGGACAGGTTGTTTCTTATTATTCAATACTGGAAATAAATTACAAATTTCTAAAAATAATCTGATCACAACACTTGCCTGTGGGCCGGAAGGAAAAACTGTTTATTGTTTAGAAGGATCTATTTTTATCGGTGGGGCTGTCATACAGTATCTAAGAGACAATCTCAGATTCTTTAAGGAGTCTAAACTTTCCGAAAAGATGGCTGCGTCCGTGACCAAGGATGATGATGTGGTATTCGTTCCTGCATTTTCCGGATTGGGTGCACCTTATTGGGATATGAATGCAAGGGGAGCGATCTTGGGTCTGACCAGGGATACTACTCAAGAACAGATCACAAGAGCTGCATTAAAATCAATCGCATTACAATCTTATGAACTAGTGGAAGCGATGGAGAATGATACCGGCTCTAAATTAAAAGTCCTGAAAGTGGATGGGGGAGCAACCGCTAATAACTGGCTTATGCAATACCAGGCGGATATTTTGGGTAAGAAGATCGTAAGGCCTTCTAACCTGGATACGACCGTTTTGGGAGCGGCATATCTCGCAGGACTAGAAAGAGGTTTTTATTCTTCGGTAAACGATCTGAAAAAAAATCAAAAAACAAACAAGGAATTTACCCCTAAACTAAGCTCCAGTCTTAGAGAAAAGGAAATCAGAGTTTGGAAGGATTCTGTAAAAAGAATTCTCACCTCCGATTCTAATTAG
- a CDS encoding ABC transporter permease produces the protein MNFQEKFNAFSTIVRKETVRILRIWIQTLIPPGITISLYFLIFGKLVGSQIGDVGAHTYIQFIVPGLVMMSVILNAYNNVVSSFFGAKFGKNIEELLVSPTPAYLIVLGYSIGGVIRGVLVGLIVTLVSLFFTELKLYDVGIVVITVALSALMFSMGGFLNALYAKKFDDVTIIPTFILTPLTYLGGVFYSIKMLPEGWQIVSKFNPILYMVNAFRYGFLGVSDIDPLEAIGLLVIGTILLYSLSVFLLSRGFGTRT, from the coding sequence ATGAACTTCCAAGAAAAATTCAACGCATTCTCCACAATCGTTCGAAAAGAAACGGTCCGTATCCTCAGGATTTGGATCCAAACTCTAATCCCTCCAGGCATTACGATTTCATTATACTTCTTGATCTTCGGAAAACTAGTGGGCTCTCAAATCGGAGATGTGGGAGCCCACACTTATATTCAGTTTATCGTTCCCGGTCTTGTAATGATGTCGGTTATATTAAACGCTTATAATAACGTAGTGTCTTCCTTCTTTGGAGCGAAATTCGGAAAAAATATCGAAGAGTTGCTCGTTTCCCCTACCCCTGCTTACCTTATCGTGCTTGGATATTCGATCGGGGGAGTGATCCGTGGAGTATTAGTTGGGCTTATTGTAACGTTGGTATCCCTATTCTTCACCGAATTAAAATTGTATGATGTCGGGATCGTAGTCATCACGGTAGCGCTTTCCGCATTGATGTTCTCAATGGGCGGATTTTTGAATGCACTTTACGCCAAAAAATTCGACGATGTCACCATCATTCCTACATTTATACTTACCCCTCTTACCTATTTAGGCGGAGTATTCTATTCCATCAAAATGCTTCCGGAGGGATGGCAGATCGTTTCCAAATTCAATCCCATCCTTTATATGGTGAACGCTTTCCGTTACGGATTTTTAGGAGTCAGCGATATTGATCCGTTAGAGGCGATAGGACTTTTAGTGATAGGAACTATTTTACTCTATTCGCTCTCCGTATTTTTACTTAGCCGTGGATTTGGAACAAGGACCTAA
- a CDS encoding MBL fold metallo-hydrolase: MRIKFWGVRGSISSPVQGDLIRSKILRILSLASPSDLQSPEAIEDFLDSLALSNWSTYGGNTTCIEIRDKEDQLVIIDGGTGLRELGNSILHEGYGSGKGKAVWIFTHTHWDHIQGIPFFVPLYTPGNKFEFVSSVENLEERLRYQHTFTHFPVPFDGFQAEKTFRHVPEGRAFRVTDSITSISKAVRHPGGSFSYRFEEDGKALIFASDAEFNLDEMENIEDYLNYFRGADVLVFDTQYTFEESLQKIDWGHSTASMATDIALRANVKKLVMFHHDPSYDDEKLDAVYLRAIKYKEMFDPDNQLEIIMAREGLEIQI, encoded by the coding sequence ATGCGGATCAAATTCTGGGGAGTGCGGGGCTCCATTTCTTCCCCCGTTCAGGGAGACCTGATTCGATCTAAAATTCTAAGGATACTAAGCTTGGCATCTCCGTCCGACCTGCAAAGTCCGGAGGCGATCGAGGATTTTTTAGACTCCTTAGCCCTCTCCAATTGGAGCACCTACGGCGGGAATACTACCTGCATAGAGATCCGGGATAAAGAAGATCAACTTGTCATTATAGACGGAGGTACAGGACTCAGGGAACTGGGTAACTCCATCTTACACGAAGGTTACGGTTCCGGAAAAGGAAAGGCGGTTTGGATCTTCACTCATACTCATTGGGACCATATCCAAGGAATTCCATTCTTCGTTCCTTTGTATACTCCGGGCAATAAATTCGAATTCGTAAGTTCTGTAGAAAATTTAGAAGAAAGATTGAGATACCAGCACACTTTCACTCATTTCCCGGTTCCGTTCGACGGTTTCCAGGCCGAAAAAACTTTTCGTCATGTTCCGGAAGGTAGGGCTTTCAGAGTCACCGATTCCATTACCTCCATTTCTAAAGCGGTTCGCCATCCCGGCGGAAGTTTTTCCTATAGATTTGAGGAAGACGGTAAAGCGCTCATCTTTGCATCCGACGCTGAATTCAATTTGGACGAAATGGAAAATATAGAGGATTACCTGAACTATTTCAGAGGAGCTGACGTTCTAGTATTCGATACGCAATATACCTTCGAAGAATCCTTGCAGAAAATCGATTGGGGGCATAGCACTGCTTCCATGGCGACTGACATTGCCCTTAGGGCAAATGTCAAAAAATTAGTAATGTTTCACCATGATCCTTCTTATGATGACGAAAAATTGGATGCGGTATATCTGCGTGCGATTAAATACAAAGAAATGTTTGATCCGGATAACCAATTGGAGATCATCATGGCAAGAGAAGGTCTGGAAATCCAAATTTAA
- the grxD gene encoding Grx4 family monothiol glutaredoxin: MDKELQDKIEGLISSKKIFLFMKGTPDAPMCGFSAGVTNVLRSLGADYNSFNVLSDQTVREGIKEFANWPTIPQLYIDGEFIGGHDIVVEMARSGELQKKIGA; this comes from the coding sequence ATGGATAAAGAATTACAAGATAAGATCGAAGGGTTGATCTCTTCTAAAAAAATATTTCTGTTTATGAAAGGAACTCCTGACGCTCCTATGTGCGGCTTTTCGGCTGGAGTGACCAATGTTCTCAGAAGTTTAGGTGCGGATTATAACTCATTTAACGTTCTTTCCGACCAGACCGTTAGAGAAGGTATCAAAGAATTCGCAAACTGGCCAACTATTCCTCAGCTATACATAGACGGAGAATTCATCGGCGGTCACGATATCGTAGTGGAAATGGCAAGAAGCGGAGAACTCCAAAAAAAGATCGGCGCTTAA
- a CDS encoding STAS domain-containing protein, translating into MEGFQTDVSLEQGSCVVKIQGNVSLKNAFALKELIIRQFDEGHKDIILDFDGDVYLDSSGIGAIFNTQKYVTERHGHLKLRNLSRDVMTILRIANLDKHLDIIQ; encoded by the coding sequence TTGGAAGGTTTTCAAACAGACGTATCCCTGGAACAAGGGTCTTGTGTAGTTAAGATCCAAGGGAATGTAAGTCTAAAGAACGCATTTGCGTTAAAAGAACTCATCATTCGCCAGTTTGACGAGGGGCATAAGGATATCATCCTGGACTTCGACGGCGATGTGTATTTGGACTCGTCCGGGATCGGGGCAATCTTCAATACCCAAAAGTATGTCACAGAAAGACATGGGCATCTGAAACTCAGAAATTTAAGTAGAGATGTGATGACTATTTTAAGGATTGCGAATCTAGACAAACACTTAGACATTATCCAATAA
- a CDS encoding hydroxyacylglutathione hydrolase: protein MLEVIRIYTDSPLRNFTYLVREPISQKTLSIDPYDPDQISQVLENKSWSLDYILNTHEHNDHTCGNEGLVSKYQAKVLAHPAGLGKIPHASISLEEGEKILESPDGNSYLKVIYTPGHTFAHVCLLQIENGSTYSVFTGDTIFNSGVGNCSRGGDPKTLYKTVLKEFQNLPGNVRLYPGHDYLKNNLKFSLSIDPKNDAAVKALTKAESMKADQEFWTTNFSEERTFNPFFLVFDPKENLVSGIRNKMQNQSLEADPQTLFIALRSLRDKW, encoded by the coding sequence ATGTTGGAAGTTATCAGGATTTACACGGACAGTCCTCTTCGAAATTTTACTTACCTGGTCAGAGAACCAATTTCTCAAAAAACACTTTCTATAGACCCTTACGATCCGGACCAAATTTCTCAAGTGTTAGAGAATAAGTCCTGGAGTCTGGATTATATCCTTAATACTCACGAACATAATGACCATACCTGCGGTAACGAAGGACTTGTTTCCAAATACCAGGCTAAAGTTCTGGCGCATCCTGCCGGACTAGGAAAAATCCCTCATGCTTCTATCTCTTTAGAAGAAGGAGAAAAAATCCTAGAAAGTCCGGATGGAAATTCATACTTAAAAGTCATCTATACCCCGGGACATACTTTTGCTCATGTATGTCTTTTACAGATAGAAAATGGATCTACATACTCGGTCTTTACTGGAGACACGATCTTTAATTCCGGAGTTGGGAATTGTTCGCGAGGCGGAGATCCTAAAACTTTGTATAAAACTGTTCTGAAGGAGTTCCAAAATCTTCCGGGAAACGTTAGACTGTATCCAGGACATGATTATCTAAAAAACAATCTAAAATTCAGTCTTTCTATCGATCCAAAAAACGATGCCGCCGTAAAGGCTTTGACTAAAGCGGAAAGTATGAAAGCGGACCAAGAATTTTGGACCACGAACTTTTCGGAAGAAAGGACATTCAATCCATTCTTCCTTGTATTTGACCCGAAAGAAAATCTGGTCTCAGGCATTCGAAATAAAATGCAAAATCAGTCCTTGGAGGCAGATCCTCAAACTCTGTTCATTGCGCTCAGATCTCTCCGGGATAAATGGTAG
- a CDS encoding BolA family protein, with translation MQDIFVEMERLLRNGLSPSELRIEDFSEQHAGHSGNPTRKKRGTHIRIFITSPEFQGKSLLEQHRSVYSIMDPFLKEWGVHALELKTSIP, from the coding sequence ATGCAAGATATCTTCGTAGAAATGGAAAGACTTCTGAGAAATGGACTTTCTCCCTCGGAATTAAGAATAGAGGATTTTTCGGAACAACATGCAGGACATTCCGGAAACCCGACTCGTAAAAAAAGAGGGACTCATATTCGAATATTCATCACTAGTCCTGAGTTCCAAGGTAAATCGCTTTTAGAACAACATCGCTCCGTTTACAGTATCATGGACCCGTTCTTAAAAGAATGGGGAGTCCACGCTCTGGAATTAAAGACGTCTATCCCATAG
- a CDS encoding ABC transporter ATP-binding protein, with protein MNKALEIKNLVKTYAGGVQALKGIDLTVDEGDFFALLGPNGAGKSTTIGILSSLVNKTSGEVKIYGADIDKELTLAKSYIGVVPQEFNFNIFEKVEHIVINQGGYYGLSRKVAVERTHNYLSQLGLYDKRKEGAGRLSGGMKRRLMIARALVHNPKVLILDEPTAGVDIEFRRSLWDFLVKLNESGITIILTTHYLEEAENLCKKIAIIDQGKIVENTSMKELLVKLDSQTFVLDLKQPISSTIDLNGFHLNKLDDLTIEVDVGKNNSLNELFRLLDKSGIQISSMKNKSNRLEELFLKLVEKKL; from the coding sequence ATGAACAAAGCCTTAGAGATAAAAAATTTAGTAAAGACCTACGCCGGCGGAGTGCAGGCCTTAAAAGGGATCGATCTGACCGTGGACGAGGGCGACTTTTTTGCCCTTTTAGGTCCGAACGGTGCGGGAAAGTCCACAACGATCGGTATCTTAAGTTCCTTAGTCAATAAAACTTCGGGAGAAGTGAAAATTTACGGGGCGGATATAGACAAAGAGCTTACATTAGCGAAATCTTATATTGGCGTAGTCCCGCAAGAATTCAATTTTAATATTTTCGAAAAAGTGGAGCATATAGTCATCAACCAGGGAGGCTATTACGGTCTTTCCCGAAAAGTGGCTGTAGAAAGGACTCACAATTATTTAAGCCAGCTCGGTCTTTACGATAAAAGAAAAGAAGGTGCAGGTAGACTTTCCGGAGGAATGAAAAGAAGGCTCATGATCGCAAGGGCCTTAGTCCATAATCCTAAAGTTTTGATCTTAGACGAACCGACCGCCGGGGTGGATATAGAGTTCAGGCGTTCTCTCTGGGATTTCTTAGTTAAACTAAACGAGTCCGGGATCACGATCATTCTCACTACTCATTACTTGGAAGAAGCTGAAAATCTTTGTAAAAAGATCGCGATCATTGACCAAGGAAAGATCGTAGAGAACACTTCCATGAAGGAACTTCTTGTAAAATTAGATTCACAAACATTCGTATTGGACCTCAAACAACCGATTTCTTCTACTATCGATCTAAACGGTTTTCATTTGAATAAGTTGGATGATCTGACTATAGAAGTGGATGTAGGAAAGAATAATTCATTGAACGAACTCTTCCGACTTTTGGACAAAAGCGGGATACAGATATCAAGCATGAAAAATAAATCGAATAGATTGGAGGAATTATTCTTGAAACTAGTGGAGAAAAAACTATGA
- the gshA gene encoding glutamate--cysteine ligase, whose product MNRSAKTPVFPNLRHAVKAKHGLEKESMRIFFDGRIATTPHPESLGSSLTNHFIKTDFSEPQLEFATNPRPRIEAIVRELQDLHIFTSRHLKEEWIWPFSMPPILPKEDKDIPLGQYGHSFSGEWKTVYRNGLGLRYGRRMQTISGVHYNFSFSNLFLKQILGKEIQAFTKEEISELYLSVTRNFMRRVPEILYLTGATPVFDETFLPVPSDFPFVKHKDHTYYAPYATSLRMSEIGYTSKVQDELPINYNSLKEYIDGMCYAVSTPYSKYQSYGGIPNQLNDHYLQIENEFYSPIRPKQIPKNDERPLDALQSRGIQYIEIRCLDLQPESPTGIHKPSLGYIQMVLLDGLLKESKPIDQKEKLKLRENTRRIIWEGRKPGLKVVGDDGEDQDFLTRGKEFTQSLLPIAEELDRHTGKKFYQEILNIMNKRWEDTSCTPSGKLMNRILNEGWEFRDLGIHLAKENYRNQSQMELTPGKFNMFSKEVQKSLAEKVKIEEAEKVKKNPTARICNH is encoded by the coding sequence ATGAATCGATCCGCTAAAACTCCTGTATTTCCGAATCTGCGTCATGCTGTAAAAGCGAAACACGGTTTGGAAAAGGAAAGTATGCGTATATTTTTCGACGGAAGGATTGCCACCACTCCTCATCCGGAATCCTTGGGTTCCAGTCTGACAAACCATTTTATCAAGACTGATTTTTCGGAACCTCAACTTGAATTTGCTACAAATCCTAGGCCAAGGATTGAAGCGATAGTTAGAGAATTACAAGATCTGCATATATTCACATCCAGACATTTAAAAGAAGAATGGATCTGGCCTTTTAGTATGCCTCCCATACTTCCTAAGGAAGATAAAGACATTCCGTTAGGGCAGTATGGACATTCTTTTTCGGGAGAATGGAAAACTGTATATCGAAACGGTTTAGGTCTTCGTTATGGAAGAAGGATGCAAACCATCTCGGGGGTTCATTATAACTTTTCTTTTTCGAATTTATTCTTAAAACAAATTTTAGGAAAAGAGATCCAGGCGTTCACCAAGGAAGAAATTTCGGAATTATACTTATCGGTTACCCGAAATTTTATGCGAAGGGTTCCTGAAATCCTTTATTTAACGGGAGCCACTCCCGTGTTTGACGAGACTTTTTTGCCCGTACCAAGCGACTTTCCGTTCGTAAAACATAAGGATCATACTTATTACGCTCCTTACGCGACTTCTTTGAGAATGAGTGAGATCGGATACACAAGCAAGGTCCAAGACGAACTTCCGATCAATTATAATTCCTTGAAGGAATATATAGACGGGATGTGTTACGCGGTTAGTACTCCTTATTCAAAATACCAATCTTACGGTGGAATTCCAAACCAGCTTAACGATCATTACTTACAGATAGAAAACGAATTTTATTCTCCGATCCGGCCTAAGCAGATCCCTAAAAACGACGAAAGACCGTTGGATGCGTTGCAAAGTCGCGGGATACAATACATTGAGATCCGCTGTTTGGATCTCCAACCTGAATCTCCTACCGGGATTCACAAACCGAGCCTCGGTTATATACAGATGGTTCTTTTGGACGGGTTGTTAAAAGAAAGTAAACCAATAGACCAAAAAGAAAAATTAAAGCTAAGAGAAAACACAAGAAGGATTATCTGGGAAGGTAGAAAGCCGGGATTAAAGGTTGTAGGTGACGATGGGGAAGACCAAGATTTTCTCACAAGAGGAAAGGAATTCACCCAAAGTCTTTTACCCATCGCGGAGGAATTGGATCGTCATACAGGGAAAAAATTCTACCAAGAAATTTTAAATATAATGAACAAACGTTGGGAAGATACCTCCTGTACTCCTTCCGGAAAACTGATGAATAGGATTCTCAACGAAGGTTGGGAGTTTCGAGATCTGGGGATCCATCTCGCAAAAGAAAATTATAGAAACCAATCCCAGATGGAATTAACTCCCGGAAAATTTAATATGTTTTCTAAAGAGGTCCAGAAGTCCTTGGCTGAAAAGGTAAAAATAGAAGAAGCAGAAAAAGTTAAAAAGAATCCGACTGCAAGGATCTGCAACCATTGA